In Plectropomus leopardus isolate mb chromosome 21, YSFRI_Pleo_2.0, whole genome shotgun sequence, the DNA window tcccccaagctgctcattgcctgctttttgtgtttttgaaagaaatcagacaaatttgctcaggtttcaaaggattaagtgAGGGATCTGAATTCTTTCTCCATTATTGTTTGTCATTTAATCGATTTAAACTCACTGTGAAAGAGGCAAAACTTTGATCTCAATATTATTTAGTAGTATTTAAAGCGCTAAGCCTATTTTTGATTcgtaaaaaaataacaggttAGTGGTGTGAAGATTTTTGTGCCACAAAAAGGCTTGAAAGAGGCTGTTACAAACTATCAGGCACCCGTGAGgaaagctaaaaacaaaggGTCCTTGGCCGAAGGACCTCGCagacaagtaaacaaaaaaaaatatgcatgctAACGTTAATTAACACAGAATCAACGATTTAAGTCGAATTAAGTTTATTTCAGCGTGTTATTTAGCACTACGCGATGTCAGAGGACAATGAACTGGAAAAGTATGTAaccatttttctgtttatcgTCAGTTTAACAGTTTACGGTGAGCAGTTAGCTGCTTACACTTGTAGCTAGCCTGCTGCCTCCACCGTCGCTCCCCACCATGAGTGAGGAGGGATATTTTTGGTCGACAGCTGTTGTATTTACTGTGTTGTAAGACGAGTGTTGTGGTTGTAAGGAAATCCTGCCACCACTACAGCTACCGGTAGGTGCCTGTGCTGTGTGGCTAAATGTCGGCTAAATACTGATACTCTGCTGATTCAGCAGCTCGGGTCAAACCAGGACACTGTCCCTCATTCACTCACAAATGATTCACTTTCTCCTCTGCATCACTCTGTTTTCatcacttaattaaaaaaatatcctctTGGCTCCCCCTTGAGGTTCTGTGTCATATTTGCCCTCAACTTCTTCCAATTTCCTTTCTCCACCTGAcatattttgtatgtttctgtatttaTCCGTGCAGGCGCGCAGTGGAGGAGCTCCTGAAGGAGACTGACAGGGCTCGAGTGAGAGCAGAGACCATGGGCCCTGCAGGATGGTGAGCACTGTGTTTTCCATCTCTATCAGCCTGCACATATCTGTCACGTGTGGACATTTGACTGCTCTGCTTATCTCTACTTCACTGGggcatgtttttgtcttttaagtgtgtttgttaAGATTTAGTTTGTGTACAGTATATCTTGTATTTAATGCTATagtctcaaatgtttttttatgtcctcAAAAGTAGGGCCAGGCGATATTGCATGCAGATAAcataacaatatttttaggctgcATTGCGATACACAACATTAATCTTCATATTTTGAAACTTCTCAAAACTACTACTGCAAAGTGCTAAACAAAATACTACTACTATGATAACTAAAATACTGTTACAAAAAGTACAGATatatttaagttaaataaagtacagtaataaaatagtaaaataaagtacattgtataaagaaaacatcaagACAATTTTTACTTGATGTTTGCGTTATGTCATTTGATCCACCCTCAGTGAAACCAGCAACAATACAATATATTGGCTACCTCTACTTTACTTTAATGTAGCCCCCAAAATCagataaaaactgcatttacaaTAATACTATAtacaaaatctaagacaatatttACACTCATATTACAATATTGAAATAATATCAATGTATTTCCCAGCCCTACTAAAAAGCTACTGTTGTACACAGAAGCTACTCTCTCTAGGGTCTTCAAAAATTTGTTAGTAATGCTACAGTAAAAATGGTCGTCTTATTGTCGTATTGTGGTTCTCACaatgaaacttaaaaaagtCTTCATCGGGGTTAAAGAGAGCAAAGACAAACAGGCACAGTCATATATAGTGAACTTACAGCCTGTTGAAGGCTCTAAATTGATCAGTGTGCTTCGattctttcctctcctttggAAAGTGTCTGTCTTTGGGCTGAGAGACACCTGATTTGGACACATGCTGTTGAGTGATGCACAGGGAGCCCTGTATCAGCAAGACTTTACAAtaccaataaaaaacacagctctGATTTCAACCAAGGGTGTTAATTATCTCAGTCGCTTAGTCACCATGACCTTTTTAGATGAAAATACATTATGCCTGTTAGATAGCGGCAAAAGAAAGTTACAAAtggccccagtgcatgctgttATGACAGGCCCTAGTGCATGCTACTTGCTAGTTTTGGagtgcgcgcgcgcacgcacacacacacacacacacacacacacacacacaaacacaaacacaaacacaaacacaattatCACATAATCTGCTACATGGTTGAGGACACATCACTGAGGGCAGCATAGATGCTGATTTCAGCCAAACTGCTGCATTCCTGCTTGGAAGGGGGCCGTCTATGGGCCCGTGAATGTtcataaaaatgccatagtaaTATTATTTAGGGAGCTACATTCCTGTGTTGCTATTTTCATTCTTGTCTTTTCTTACTGCAGCTTTTCTGATTAAAAGGTATAGCTGCTCGCTACGCTTGCAGATGAGCTCATCTTGTCTTGATCAGAATTTGCACCTAAACTACCTACATGTCAGTCAGTGTCATGTGTCTTGTCACATGATCATATGAAGactaggggtcgaccgatattggttttttagggctgatactgataccaGTTACTAGTAGTTAATGACACccataactgatatttggaaccaatatgtgtttacaataaatgaaaatctcaatagtcaatatttagaattcggaatataacaaactccagtacagaactttgtttaaatgcttttagcaaatgttttaacaaaatgttcaacatcatatacagaaagttcccaacaacttttttaataaagttacgtgaaattttaaataaaaaatgaaataactgaaaatagctccctgaggttttacaaagtaaaacattctcccatgctgacactttctttgcactttttaatttattaatcggtcaataatctgtcgacccctaattaAGACTTAATATCAGACATCAACAGGCATATTACCCAGCTGTCCTCATTGTGCATCTctgtatgacaaaaataacaaaaaacaagaagaaattaTTCATTTCATGGAATAGTTTTCATagtttatttattagaaaacCATGACAGAGATTTGTTTATCTTTTCAAGGCCTTATAGAgtagcaaataaaaacattttttattgaacatGAGTATGAACTCGGGTGCATTTCAGAGTTGGCTCAGCACATTGTTGGAGGGCCTACTTTCTCTCTTGGACGCCTCACCACCCCACCCCATGGGTGCCAATGCAGTCTCACTGCCTGCACGGTCTGTATTTACGCCCCTGCTTTTAGAAACCAGTGATGACCCTCTGTAGGTCTCAGATTAAGTGCAACAACTTTCAATTTTCTCTCAGGTTGAAGTGTCCCCTGCGGAGCACCAACAAGCGCTTTCTCCTCAACACCCTGCGCTCCACTGGCCTGCAGCAGCGCACCGGTGAGTCCAGGCATGGACACTCCACGAAGAGAGGGCGTCTGAGGAGCGCGTCCCCGCACAGGAGCCGTGACCGCAGCAGAACACCTCCCAGAGATCACAGGAGTAAAGGAGGCCGCACAGACCATAAACGTCATCATAGGGACAGCTGCAATAACAAAGATAAGAAgcaggacagagacaaagagaggacaTACAGGCACAAAGACAACAGAGACCGGAGACATGTGAGGGATGACCagagcaaagacaaagacagacttcATGAATAAAAACTTCTGTCCAGGGGAGAAACTCTGATTTTACAGAGGCCACTCCCTGACCGGGCAGCACAGAGGTGGACACATGAAACTGATCTATGACTAACACACCTCAAAGAACTGCAGACCGAAAGACCTGTTCCCCTGTCCGAGAGGACGTTTTTCCCCCGTTGATGGAGAATGTTCCTCTAAAATCAAACATACTGACAGTTCACTTTTATATAAAACCAGTTTTGTAGTTTATTTGATTCCCTTAAATCGCTCATAAAGCCAacagtcaattttttttttcccacttaaaTTAGAGCGAATAAACTCTTAAGTGGCAGTTTTAGCCAAAGAAAATTACAAGTTCACAgaagtatttttaaacatttccttGCCACTGGTGGTTTGGTGTGATTCTGTTTCACCTACAGTAGAGGAGGTTTGATTTCAATTATATTCTCATTACCATTCTTCTGTCATTATTCACCAGCCGTAATGTTTACATAGGCCATGCTGCTGTCGCCATTGGGTAAGCACATTTTATCGCGTGTCCaactctttttttgacatgtatacACCGGCTATCAGAAACGGTTCGTTtatcaaaggagaaaaaaaaaattgttttcctGACACTCCTACATGTGCTCTTGTGAAGAAGTAGGCTcagattaaaaatgatttaataaggATTTAATAACTttgcaataatattaataattgttcacactgtaaaatctgacaaatcaATCTAACTTTAAATTATCTTGGAATCCAatttccttgaaaaatgtaaataaatattacgTTTAGTCTTGATTTATGTTCATATCtatttgttaagtttacttaaattttAGCCGTATTAAATTTGTTGATAATGACGTTAGGTGATCAGTGAgctatgttttcttaaaatgtttaagaatGTTCGATTTGACGAGTTTGCAACCAGCAAAAACAGATTTATAGCACAGTAAATTTAGTTtactaaagttgctaaaactcaAAAAGATAATTTATTAAACTAGTAGCAACaccttcacaaaattaaataaattaaacttaattttaagtGAACTGAACAGTTAgatatgaaataaacataaattaagactaatagttatatttacttaaatttcacttttttagattttttaaaaagtaatatcaAACTGGCAGATTTTGCAGCGCCCTGATTcaacttacacacacacgttgAGTTTTAGTGAGGTCACCAGGTCTTCTGGACAACAGATGGACATTTGCTCAAGCGTTGaaagtgttgctgtttttatctttcCATTTGGCCtctgtccatgtgtgtgtgtgagcttacACTCTTTTATTGTAGCATTTTATAAACGTGGCAACTGTTATTGTCTTTGCTCGCTCACATATATATCGGTTATATCTACATTTCAAATGCATTACTCCTCGCCGAGGCCATTACAGACAAATTCTGTGTCTGGAAAGTCCCTTAAAATGCGTTTAACGCCTCTCATGCTTCATAAATCACGTTGTCCATCGCCACTGTAGTGGGGAACAGCCTGGGTTAACAGTTTCCTTCCTCTTTGAAAcaatgatcaaatataaacaccATCAAGCCATAGTGCACGGGGTGATTTGTATAGAATCGGTTTACTTGAACTTTATTGGCTGCTGAGTGCCCCATTAAGATACCGTGGAAAGTGCTATAATTGCTTTTGAAGAACTCAGTGCAAATAGTCCCTTGATACACACTATCCAGGTAATAGCCCTGCCTTCCTGTAcaatttacatgaaaaatagGTAAATCACTCCGATCACGTGGCTCAAACTGTTGCATAAACGCGCAGGTGAGCACGCGGTGATGGTGGAGACACGCTTCACGCGCACGCCCAGTTAATTGAGTTCTGTCGCTCACTCCAGCTTTAATTGGTTTACCACAAGAGCTGCTGTTTAATGGGGCGGACACACACCTGCTAAAGACTAATGGCCAGCAAACATGGCGAAAGTGCAGCGGCTCTGTGTTTGTCACCGCCGAGGGCCGCTCTTGTAGGGCCCACGCGCGCTAAATGGTGTTAAATGATGCATTTGCAGAAGTGTAATGGGTCCGTTTTAAAAGTCAGAAGGGTGTAGACAATTGACAAAAAGCTTGTGGAAAGGTGTTTGAGCTTTTCACCCGAGTTTCCCAGACAACTGTGTCTCCATGCAGGTCTCTTATCTGGCAGGTCAACCGATGTTTGCGCCCATATATCGATTTATCAGAGTGCAAACGGGAGATATATCCATATAAATTGTCGATGACACATTGTTTGAGGACAATTCTGCATGCCCTACaagagaaacatgtttttatcatgCGATCCAGATCATTAAAGACCTCTGTAACTGTTTTCTGGAGGCAGGGTCTCACTGATTCACCTGTTCCCTCGCTGCTCTGGGTGCAAACACAGGTGGGTGCCAGGTAAACGCTGCAGTATTTACAGAGTGCCATTGATTTACGCGTTCTGTTCAATTTACTGAAAAGTCCCACAAGCTACATAAGATCCCGGTAACTGAGTCTATAGGTCTGCAAACAGTGAAGCCAATGGCTTTGGCGCTGCGGAGTCACATGGTGGCAGAGTGACACACCTGTGAGGAGCCGCACGGGCCTCGCAGTTGCGCCAGAGACGGGTAGAGCAGAAGGATCCACGCCGAGGCACGGCGCAGGTGCGGGAGCCATGAATCGAGAAGATCATTATTACCCTTCTCAGGTTTTTAAAGACTCCTGTGCCTACCAGAGATCGCAGGGGGAGGACTACAGCCACAGCCCGCCGCCCTGCCTCTACATGAGCAGGCAGGTGCACTCCGTCTACACACCGCCGTCCATGGGAGCCTTGGAGCAGGCCAGCCTTCCTGACATCGCCTCTTACAGCCTACCCATGCGGGAGGATCCAGGTGTGCCTCCGCTCCACCATCCTCAGgggctccagcagcagcagcagcagcagcctctccCGCCGGCTGCAGAGTATGGAGACACGGGGGAACAGAGCAGATATCACCTCCCTTTCCCCTGGATGAAAACCACCAAATCTCACTCACACACCTGGAAAGGACAGTGGGCAGGTAACTCCTCCAAACCGCAACAAACACTGTGAAGTCTGACAAGTTGACCTGACCTAAAATATTCTTAGAAACTGATTCCcttgaaaaggaaaagaaactgTAACTATTGTTCTTAATTTACGTTTAAAAATatagctgtatttatttaacttagTGAAGTCACTGCAAAGTAAAAGCACCAATTGAAATCTTGCTCTCTcttaagttttagcaacttcagtaacttggtcatcacaaagaggattttgctaATAATGAAGTTTGGAGATGcacgagttctgttttgttaacatgtttaggACATACAGACTCCTTTTCAACCAGCAGAATCCAGATAAATAGCTCAGTAAACTTGTTtcactgaagttgctaaaacttggaAAGATTGATGCAATTACAATGGTCAATtctaagttgcaacaacttcacaaaatgaagtaaatatgactacattttaagtaaacttgaTTAGATATAatgtcaacatatttttttagtaagtaaaatcaacttgttagattttacagtgaTCAGTCTATGACATGACTCAAAGATCGTGGAAAATCTACTTCTCAAATCAGCCATTTGTATTTCCCTCTGCTTAATTTAAAATGCAGTTGCAGATTTGTTTACAGCTGTAGTCAAAGCACTAACCACAGTTTGATCTGACTCTTTCTGAGGCCTATAATGACATCATGCTCCTAACACTGTGATCCTGGGTGTTTCAGTTTACCTTGTCACTCAATCTGTAAAAAGCCCGGAAGGTCGGCGCTCGCTTTTGTCAGGCCTTATCATCACAAAAATGTGGGTTTTGTCTATACAAAACATGTTCACAAATGACCGTATCTTAAACCATCAATAGGCTGTATCACACTATAGAGTATAGGCTTTAATAATGGGTAATTATGGCTTTTATTTGATGCATTGCGAAAGAAGGCCTATTATATTAAAGTGTATTGTTAGACTTtacatgttaaattaaatgattcagtcattttggattcattttgctgtttgatAAGACTATAACATAAGATTTAATTATAGGCTTATCaaatttaagtgtgttttccCATGTAAACGTGCCACTAACTTTCTTCACCTGAAATTCATTTCTTTGGAGGTCTCAGACTTTTCTTATATTAGGGAAGAGTTTCAGACCATTGAACACAGtttcaacatcaacatcattgATTCGTTAttactctcttttttaaatcactgattCCGCGTAAATCCTCCCTTGTGACATTGTAGCCTacttttggtttattttgcGCACAGTTGTTATTGTTGATTAACGTGGAACCCCGTGAAGATATGTcagttaaattacattttcatgtagcataattcttgtaaatttaaattttactcTTAAaggcatttcattttaaagaggctgacatgcaaaaaaatacatggcTACAGAGTGGACGCCAAGGGTCAAAGCTGTCATTCGTACCTTGATAACTTGATAAATAGGCATATCAACAATGGCTTGCATTCACAAAAGACGGTTGCAGTGAAACCTATAGACTAATTGTCTATTATAGGCTAATTAAAATACAGCTAAAATATATCTCACCGCTAAGGCATCGTCTTAATTTAATTGTCAATATaaatcaactaaaaataaatttctagagagaaagaaacatatttttaatgtcacattATGCACTTGTGTGTCCCGCTGCTGTACTTTATACTACAGCTAAGCTATTCGTTAATTGATTTGAGGTTTGttggcataaaaaaaattgcGACGATTTAAAGCAATGACGCAttactaaaaatacaaactgcaaaAGGCAGAATAAGCTTATTTTGGTCAACTCAtacttaaaatatgtttctggaataaagatgtttttgcaCGACCGTGATGAAATTTTGAGGCCATCAGTGAGACTAAACGGTGGTCCTCATCAGATTGAGGACTCCCAGTGTCCGCGGAAAAGACAACCACGGGGTCCTAGAAGGCTCTAGAAATGAGGAGTAATGTTGTGGGTTTATAGCCTTTAAAAAGTTATGCTTCTTGTTTCATTCTCACCGTCGTTGTCCTTAAAAAACAGACTGCAGAAGTCCAGCTATAGGGGGAAAAACACCTGTGCGTAAAAGTCTCCGTGGCTGTTTTGTGGTTTAAAAACGATACATGTCCCTGAAATCAGCCATAGCGTGTCATCATATCACCTGTTGCTTTTTAAACTCGGAATAAGAAATTAGATGGTAATTTTGTGGGTAAATCTCAAACAGCCTAATTGTGAATTCCTGGTTACATTACAAGtgtataaatgtttattttactggCTATCAGAAGACAAATATGCACTGTGGTTTCTGCAGGTACCTGCTAGAGAGGTCAAAATCGAACCCATGCACTTTTAATAAGCCCTGTTGTTAgtctttaaagtcatttataataagaaaaaggaaattctCTTCATGATAATTAATacgattatttttaaatgacttcGTTTGAGATTTAGCCCAAAGAAACAACACTGTGCAAtgtgacaagttgattttacttcttctgtttttaatctAGGAAACTCATTGCcttgaaaatgtaagtaaatgtaactattaaACTTAATTCATGTTAATTTTATATCTACTTGTTTAGTTTACTTGAAgtttagttacatttacttaaattcATAATGTTGTTgaatcttaaaaatgacaatgtaattaaatcagtcttttcaAGTTTTAGTAACTGCAGTCACTGTGTAATGTATCTGTATTGTGCTGCTAGTGAAGTTAATCATATTTGCATTCTCTTAAACATGTAAATGAAACAGGACTCACAAATCTACCACTACCATCTTTGGCAAAATCCCCTCAGTCATGATCCAGTTAAGTCAAACTAACTTGGTTTACAGATGTTGCAAACACccagaaagaacaaggtaatgtCGTTGTGTTCAGATGCTTTTTACAATCTGTGTGGCaagaaaatcaataataattataataataaaatagtaaaacatgacaagaaaaatgccttaaaattaCCATTAAAGAAAGAATgactaaaaaaaggaaaactaaagtctagaaaactatatttagaattacaattaaatcttttaaattatgttacaggaaaaaaatatgtattctttTGCACTGGtgaattttcttgtttgtttttcatttttgcaaactttcttttttttttatattttcagataatttccttgtatttatttaggctatttatttcttttaactgATTTATTGCAAAGTTTTGGTTCATGCCACTTAAAGgtgttcattgccttctctccatctctttgcaacaaaaaaatcaaaccgatttgTCAAGGTCTCAAAtggtaagatcaacttgtcagatgtTACAGTGTCATAATAAACTTTCAAATAGCTTTTATTAAAAACGTGAGGACATTAAATCTCTGTTTGCCTCCAGGACCGTACGTGATGGCTGAATCAGAGGAAAACAAGCGCACGAGGACTGCCTACACGCGCGCCCAGCTGCTGGAGCTCGAGAAGGAGTTCCTATTCAACCGCTACATCTCGAGGCCGCGGCGCGTGGAACTGGCTCTGACCCTGAGCCTCACCGAGAGACACATCAAGATCTGGTTTCAGAACCGGCGCATGAAgtggaagaaggaggaggaccGCAGGAGGGCGAGGGGGGCCGACCCGGACCAGGACTCCTCTATCACCTCTGGGGACCAGGGGGAGGCCGCGGGAGGGGTCACCTCTTCCAACGGACCTCTCAGCAGCTCACCTCCTGTGTCCCCACTGCACGCTCACTCCCTCTCCTCAGCTGGGGCCAGAGAGCCCGCATAGAGACCGGGACTTAGACTCATACCGAGAGgggttcattttttgtttattttgatggaaacacaaatggaaaaagacttaaaatccACATTTTAAGGCAGTCCCATTGAGAGGATTGGTATTTTTATGGATCCTTTAagacagtggttcccaactagTGGGTCGCGGTTTAAAAGTGGGTCGCAAGTCCTCTCTGAATGGACCATAAGTGactcaagtttgtgaaaaaccggctacaaaagaaaaagaaagaaagaaagaaagacatcgCCCGACTTCACAGCAAATGTAGTGCAGccaaaaatatttgtctttcaaatgtagtggagtcaaagtaGGCCTaatcactttttaataaatagataaacaaataatacTCAACTAAAGTACAGGTACTTAAATACTCAATTACAGTACCTAAATAAATGTACTTGTTACTGTCCATCACTGATAATATCTGACACAAAGAAGCTCATGAATGTATATATGTGTTAATGACTATTTAGTATGTTTTTGATGGCCACTTGTATATATTTTAGGCAGCATAAATTGTTAAATTACAATTGagatacattttattgaagAATTCATTGTGCGGTATGATGCATGAATAACACCCAAAATAAATTTGGAATAAAGTACATATCACAGTCTATACATACCCTGGAACAATGACAGTCTTAACGTGGTTACACAAAGGAAAAATACTATATAAACTCCAGTTATCAGAAGTTCATAACTTGTTAGGAGGGTCAGTAAGCACGACACCTTGAAGGCGCAGGCGACATATCTTCTTCACCTCCTCGATGCCGCGCGCCCTCTCCACCGCGCGCTCGTTCTGAACGCGCGCGGACAGCTGCTGTAATATGTTGGCCTTGTCGTTCATCCGGGCGCAGATGACAAACGGGAACCCGAAGCGCTCCTTGTACTCCTTGTTGAGCCGGCCCATGCGCGAGGCTTCCGCGCAGGTCAGCGCGTCCATCCCagctcctgcctgctcctcgcGCGACTCCCGGGTCAAGGTTCCGCTCTGGAGGTCCCTGCCCGCGAGGTCCGGGTGACACCTGAGGATACCCTCCTtacctgcacacaaacacagactgatTATTGCATTCGTTATATTATCGGCAGCATTCTCTAAAACAGCCACCtaaaatttgaccaaatgttTCTCACCTGATTCTGGGAGAGCATCAATGAATTCACTGATTGCAGCCTCTAAAGCACTCAAATTTAAGAAGGGACGCTGCGACCACACAGCAGCAGTTATAATGGGACATTTCTCCAccacatttcccaaaatattaacaaaatccTCATAAGACAGAGCATTTACTGTGGCGATGTCCATGTTCATGTGGGGACTCTTCAGCAGTTGTGTAGACCTTTGGACCAGATTTTGCAATATGGGTGAATGCACTTTTGGACACACAAAACGAGGCCCCTGTGCCTGGCTGTGGTTAATATGTTCTTTTTCAACGGCAACTAGAAATACCAAAGATGAGTTTTCTGAAGActttaaaggtccactgtgcaggatttagtggcatctagtggtgagacTGCAAAACCGAAAATTTCTCCGCTGTGCCAACCCTGTAGGTGAACTACAGGTGGCCGAAGTAAGAACGTTAAAAAGAGGATGACCCTATTTttagccagtgtttgatttgtctgttctgagctactgtagataTTAGATACTGTAGATCATATGTTTTGTGCCTATTTATAGCCTTTAAAAGAGGCATTGGCAACTGTAGTCCCCTCTGCAATTTGTGA includes these proteins:
- the urad gene encoding 2-oxo-4-hydroxy-4-carboxy-5-ureidoimidazoline decarboxylase; protein product: MNMDIATVNALSYEDFVNILGNVVEKCPIITAAVWSQRPFLNLSALEAAISEFIDALPESGKEGILRCHPDLAGRDLQSGTLTRESREEQAGAGMDALTCAEASRMGRLNKEYKERFGFPFVICARMNDKANILQQLSARVQNERAVERARGIEEVKKICRLRLQGVVLTDPPNKL
- the pdx1 gene encoding pancreas/duodenum homeobox protein 1 → MNREDHYYPSQVFKDSCAYQRSQGEDYSHSPPPCLYMSRQVHSVYTPPSMGALEQASLPDIASYSLPMREDPGVPPLHHPQGLQQQQQQQPLPPAAEYGDTGEQSRYHLPFPWMKTTKSHSHTWKGQWAGPYVMAESEENKRTRTAYTRAQLLELEKEFLFNRYISRPRRVELALTLSLTERHIKIWFQNRRMKWKKEEDRRRARGADPDQDSSITSGDQGEAAGGVTSSNGPLSSSPPVSPLHAHSLSSAGAREPA
- the si:ch211-140b10.6 gene encoding protein POLR1D-like produces the protein MSEDNELEKRAVEELLKETDRARVRAETMGPAGWLKCPLRSTNKRFLLNTLRSTGLQQRTGESRHGHSTKRGRLRSASPHRSRDRSRTPPRDHRSKGGRTDHKRHHRDSCNNKDKKQDRDKERTYRHKDNRDRRHVRDDQSKDKDRLHE